The Vitis vinifera cultivar Pinot Noir 40024 chromosome 7, ASM3070453v1 genomic interval GAGGCCCGTCCAACTCTTTTTGTCGTAGATGAGATTGGGCCAGCCGTGGACGATGAGGTTGTGGTTTCTGTACCTCTCTAAGGGGAGCTTGAAGTCCATGTCGGTGAAGGCGGCGTCGGAGTCGACCCACCAGATCCACTCCGCCTCCGGGTGGGCCATCATCGCGGCTCGGACCACCGGTAATTTCGCCCAAAAAGTGAACATCTTTGGCTGCAGCAGCACGTTGTTGTAGAAGATGTCGTAGCCGTGGATTCGGCAGTAGTCGACCTTGTTCTTGAAGAATCTCAGAAGAAAATGGTCCCCAATCGGATTCTTGCAGGGTGTCGGTTGTGAGCCCGTCAGCATCAGAATCCGCTCTCCTGCACCGGCGGCAAAGGACGGATGAAGCTTCAGccactctcttctcttctcGTCCCAGTTCTTGACCGGCGTCCCAATCTTATAACTCGTCTTCGGGTTGTCGTAGAAGGTGGGGTCAGGCGGGTCGTGGCGCAGGTTAACACCCTGCCCATCCACGGCACAATCGGACGAATCGATCTCATCTGAAACACTCGTACTCAAGGGGTCACTAACCACCCTCTCAAAATTGGGGGAAGGGGTAGAAGCGGGGCTTGCCATAGACCAGATACCCCAAACCAACAAAAAGGCCACCAATGCTCCCCCAACAAACAGAACCCCCTCGGAAAAAACCGACGCCGCTTTGCCACGAACCAGTGATTTGGCCATTGGAGAAGTATGAAACTGTGAGTGCTCCGGCGATACCATCTTAAACCCTCGTTTATAGACGTGCTCTGTCGTCTGCTAGCTCTCTCTTTTCACCATCTGTGAAGTCGCGTTTTTGTATCTTTCTTCACCGCTAAATATAGCAATTAGAAACTTAGCAACACTCCTTTCCTTCCTACTTTGGCTCTCACTCCCACTGTTTGCGTCGGTAGATACAAACCCTCGAAACGCTGCGTTGTAAATGAGGCCCCACCACGGCACCATGGGTATGGGTTTGCGGGTCCCACTTTTTTGCAGGTGTGGAGATCTTCGAATGACACGTTGATCCTAACACGTGGAGGGTACCGACACTCTGCCCTCGGCCTCCGGTTCCGAATTTTACTTTGGTCTTTTGTAGCGTCGATCGACCCCATTCCGCTTGTTACGGTTAATTGTCAGCTTCAATGGTAAGTGTTCTTTCTCGGGATTGAGGGGATCAACAACATACATCCGACACGCAGTAAGATTCTTGAAAGTATTTCAAGTGATGTGGATGTGGTGCAGGGGATTTGGACAAGTGTAACGGCACCGCTTGGTCAACCTCTAATTCGACAAAAGTATTTAGAAACAAAACCCCTTCTTGGCATTATCCAACTCTCTGCCAAGATTTTCCTAcatcatgtttaatttttaagtaataaaatttggaaaacacttttcaaatatatatacaaagacGGAGGCTTGTTTTccaaggagaagaagcaaagggagaataaaaaatattttaaaaaattaaaagatgttttatcttatttttattgtaaagaTAACGATTAAATTGACATTAtcttactaattttttaatatttatttgtctCGACTCAAATGACTAAAACAAAGGACTAGGAAGCATATGTCACGGAGTGACTCTTCTATTGCAAGAATGACAATCAATACATTAATATTATCACATTTCCTCCATCCCCTCGTGTCAAAGgtatccattttatttttttaacatttaattaaaataacaaaagaaattagaaaagaaaaaatccatTTTAATTTCTGTTATATTGAGACATGGGTCCGGGTCCTTATTCCTTAATAATCTGTGGAACATAGAGTAAATCATGTCATAATGCAATAATTGGAAGGAAAGCTCTTAGCATGTTAAGATAAGTGGGCACTAAACTTGCTAGTATGAAATTAAGTTGGGTTTGTCTGTAGACATAACAATCATTGGAGCAAAGCAAGCTTATGTGTTATGGGACAAgatggcatttttttttttttaatatttgaagattaataatttcataatttgGTAATGAAATGTTGGgttttgttaattttgtaaaaaaataaaataaaattatacaaataatgCATTGATTTGAACAAAGAAaggaataatatatataaatttcaaaaacgaatattattttctaaattaagataataaaatattattagtaTATAATTGCAGTTATAAATTCATAGAAATATTAAAGGGAATGGATTTTtttcattatgcatttttttttatgatttcttttttattatttccattttgtgtattattttattattttctttagtttgtttgattatttttattatttcattatgtGTCTTCTTTTGATTcctaatttattgttttatatatatttttttattatttccattAATATACTTGATTATTTTACTTCGATCATTTCCATTTTGGAACTTTATCTTGAAACATGGTGAAAACATtgctaaaaaaatgataaaatactttagtaagcatagtaattgaaaaaaatatatataccttAGCCACAAGCAAATCATCAAACTTTGTCTTAATTTGAATCGATTTTTTATtgcaatatatttttaaagtctcttgaatattctttAAAAGGTCgtaattttttctttgtaatcatTCATACCTCATACACTACACCAACACTAAAAATCATGCTGAAAAAACATCTTCTTTTATGGTTTCAATAACTTGTGAAGTAACAAACTCGTTAATGGTGATTTATAACTAGTGTTATAGGATAAGATTTTAACTTCTCTTTTCATTCTTAACTTcttcaacatattttttttcacttaaaaaaatgatggagaacactaattccataaattaaggagattatttaaattttataataggAAACCTGTAATGTTTAACTTTATTGAAATCAAGTTAGGACACCAATGGAAGGCTTGGATATTaagatggatttttttttttctctcaaataagAAGGCATGGTTTACCATCATTTGAGTGATCCGTCATTTTGTTTAGTAGTAATCTAACTTTGGTAGCACGAAGAATTTACTAATTTGACAATGAAAATATTAGGTTTTATTActtctttttataaatttatataggaatatattatgaattatacaaagaaatagataataaatttattaaaattaagaaaataaatatttttacctaagttaaaagaataaaaatattattaatattttattgcactttatttattgaaatgttGATTGGATTGAATATTTGAtcttatgggttttattttgtatatttccttgattattttcatatatgttttttttattatagtaaGATTTAGATTCACCATGCATACATACTCTTCAACAAATTGCACTCACCTCTATAACGGTATGGGTAGGGCCTAGTGTCAGGGAGGCAGCTGCATGTGGATGGCAGTACTAGAACTGGAGAAGCAGGGCGTGTGGTGAGAACTTGAATTAAGGAGCAGCTCACCACCCACAGACGACACAGGAAACCATGGCCCCCCGGCCATGTGAGCCACTGGCACTCCTCGCGCCTGTTGCGTCGCTATCAATCTGTTACCGGAGTGTAAGGCGATGAAAAATTTGTTGAAGTATTAATTGTTCAATAAAGGCAACCACCAAGCTTTCatagctcagttggttagagcaCCCGTTTAGTAAGCGGGAGGTCTTGAGTTCGACTCTCAATGAAAGCAAAAGAAACACaacaatttcattcattttgtaACTTTTCCTTTATAGGAAGACCTCCCCTGGAAACAACAAACAAGGTCCAAGCCTAACACCCTTCCGTGTCCCTCCAGTTGAGGTAAACCAGCCCTGCTCGATAATGAGTGTACGCACCAGCCACTACTAATACATGAAAGAGTTGGTGACTGTGGCCAGCAATGTCAAACTTCCCTGGCTTCCATCGTTCTGGAATTCTGGTAGCATACACCAGTGCACCAATCCCATAGAATAACCCCATCAGAATCTCATACCCCGTTGTGTGGTGTGCCTCAGGCCGGTGCCAGAACACAATAAGCTTGTGCAGAATAGGTGCAATCCCAGATACGCCCATCCCAAAGAAGAGACTTGCTCGGATGCTACGGAACTCTGGACTTTGGAACACCGGAAGAAGAGAAACACAGATTGTGGCAATTCCCAAGAGGGTTATGAAGCCAAGGTAGAGATTGCAAAAGAAAGGGTTGCACATGAAAGAGTAGTAAACAGGAGGGTAGAAGGAGGTTGAGATGAGGGCTGCAATTCCGGCATAGTCAAGTCTCAGCATGATGTATGATAAACGCTTTGAGTAGCAAGAGAGGAGATGACACGTGCTGCTGGCTAACAAGCAGAACATTGCTCCACCCAAGAAGGCATAAAATGGCCACCTTGTGATTGGCCTCAAAATCAATGGTGCTATCATGTTTGCCACATCCTCCTTCACATCATgctatatttattataaaaaaaaacatgatgaaAGGCATTAGCTTCATTTAACTTTTAAGAAGctcaaaaagaaaacaatcatTAACCACTACAACAGAAGTCACTTCTCCAAATGGAGGGAGGCTTTCCACACCAAACTGTTGGTTTGCTACCAAATACCATTACATTAGATATCCCCATTGGCAGAAAGGATTCTGTCAATGTGCTTTTGCTTGCATAAAGTGAGATGacagaaaaataataacaataagagcaatttaatttttacagaATGAGGTCTTCCATGGAAATTGATGTTCAAATTGACTCGGTGGCAAGGCTCTAAAAATACAGAATTCACATGCACCAAACACCATTGTGCATAAATTAATGAAAGTAAATAACTCATGTTCTAAAACTATAAATTTGGTGATGTTTGAAGAACTTCTAGAAATTGAAAGGGAGACTAGATCCAGGCTGTAATTTAGCAACTGGTGGAACTAGAACAGGGATTCAGTGCTTAATTTGATGAGTACATCAACCATAATTCTGAATTTTCAATGTCAACTTGGTCCtattcaatttttcaataatattttgttaCTATTAGATATTTTGATATTCATCTCACTTCCCATCTCTCTTACACAACGCATACACAAAAAAAAGGGGGTGAGCGCAGCTGGTTGGAATTTGTAAAAACTGGGTCTGGAAAGCAAGAAATTTCTTCTTTGACCAACCTGTCTCGATTTGATTTATCAAGCCAAAAGTTCACTCATTGATTAACCAAGAGAGAGATTGGATTAATCAAATGGGAAATCAgtaattcaatatatatatatatacacatatgtATATAACTTATTAGATTACTAAATCGGACAGTTTATTAGAAAGTCTTGCTTGCTTATTCAGACCATgccttttttttaatcacttaACCTGCTTTAGACTCTCTTAAGGTGCACAAATCCTTGGAGTACTTTATACAGGTTTTAGTAGCTCCATGCTTTATATAACTTACTTATTCAGATCATTCCTTTTAAATCACTTAACCTACTGTAGACTCAAAAACCATGTATATCCAAGATCAATCATGCAATATCTTTCTTTCCTCATCTCTCTTAAGGTGCACAAATCCTTTGAGTACTTCATACAGGTTTTAGTAACTCTATTAACTCTATGCTGTATCCTATAAGTTTGGAAAGGATTTGTGTATTGGAAACAACATGCACATATTGGTACTCCTGTACTTTTCCTACTCTTCTAGGTGCTTGTGGACAAAAATCACCTagttttctcccctgttttggGTTTTTTCCATGTAAAAGCCTTGTTCCCTTCTTGATTCTCTGTGTTTTGATTGTGACAACACTTTCATATCTGCACAAATCTTGAAGCTGAATAggcaaaaaatttaaagaatttgattccAATCACTAATTTTGACTCGATCCCCTTGTAAATTTTAAGTTAGACCCATTCACCCCCTCTATTTATCCCTCAACTCGAAAGGGTATTTTTAGAGAGGGTGACAGAGAAATGTTTAATATTTGACAATCAAACAAGAAAGAAGCCACTTAAAGGTTCATCAAAGACACAGTCCAAACATCTAAATCCAAGATTTATAATTCTGAGAGTTACAAAGAGAATCACAAACAGCAAACCAGCAACCAGCAAATGGAGTATTTCACAAGAGAAAAAGGTTAGCCTAGTATGGATCACATCCAACCAAgtggaaggaaaagaaacattAGAAAGGACTACTTCTACTGGATTAGCTTACTGCCTGAATTCTACTAGTAAAAAGGAGCAAAGTTAACAGCCATAAACAACTATCCATatgggaaatgaaaaaaataattctctattGAGTAATTACTACTACTGACCTGCTATTTCTGGGGTATctgaattttgttttgattcatGTTAGCTATAAAAGCTTAGACAATAATGTCATATGGAATCcaatatctaaaaaaatttcataactGGCATGCTTATTTGATTTACCATCAGATATTAAGGAAGAAGGGAATTACCAGAACAGAAACATCAGTATGATTTCCATGGGAAAACCGCTCCGGCAAACATTTGGTGAGAAGTTCTAGGATATGCCAACCCGAAAGCGATGGAAGCAAATCCATTGAAGGCAATGAAGTCTTTAACTCCCCCCGTAATCTATATAAATCAGGCATGTTGGGCAAGGAAGGCAGGCAAGTCAGGAGTAAAGCATGTATCTTTTGCAGATCAGCTCTTTTTATAAGGTCTGGTAAATGTTGAAGAGAATGGAGATCCATAACACTTGGAACCTTCATTGCAGTGTATATGGTGagggaaaggaaaaggaagaacCCTATCAAATGCCTGTAACAGATAAGATTTATGCATAAAGGCAAGAAAGTTACaatgcagaaaaaaaaaaaaaaaaacattatttaattaatcaagaCAAAGCAGATAAACTATGTTATTTCATAGTTCTGTTTGGCTAATTGGAAAATAAGTATTGTTCTAAATATTGAGGTTGACCTAAAGAAACAGAGATGAAAATCTGACCCTCAATGGCACCACACCAACCCAACAGGGAATTTAAGTTATCTAAGACCTCAAACTGTGACATTTGTTCCCTCATCCGtggagaataaaagaaaaagaaagcaaacccGCTCTTTTCCATATGTTCCAAATTCCATGCTTTCTAGTTTCTACtctaaaatcaatcaaagaaatCTAACAAACCAACAAGAAACAAAATCAATCTTCCTCAAACAACAAAGACGTCTACAGGCCATAGACTAGGATAGGAATCTTACGTCCAAACATTGAGAGTCTCATTATGAATGGTGAAGATGCTTAGCAAAACCTCCTTCAATGGCCATCCCGATCGGTAATGGCCGAGAATGAACTCATTGTCCCTTAAATAGGCAGGCAATGAGTGGTATTCAACTAGCTGATACTTCACCTTCTTCCACAATCTCTTCCCCTTCCCTCCCTTTGAAGAAGGCATGCTATGATTCTCAATTGCTCCACTGGACGGCTTCCAGTCCTCACAAATTTGATGACCCTCGTCCATGCCCTTCTCAACCCAACTCCTGGAAAATATTAGTACATTAATAATATCATTGATATTACGTTTGGTCACCTAGAAAAGGTAAGGAAAATCAAGCCCAGACTTCTCCTATTGCACTTAAATAAATTGGGACCCGGAAAGAAAATCCCTTCGACCAATCATAAAATTTGAGTCGCTCCACTTTTGTTTGGAAAGCAAAACAGCATAAAGCGGAAGATTAAGAAATTTACGTTCTTTTCTGCTCCCCCTTTTCCCAGCAGACAGGGagtaaatagaaaaatgtttcaACAATGGCTAAAAGGAATACTAACCCAAATAgatataagaaaaaacaaagagagacaATACCTGAAAATGAAGAAGCTAAGGCCTGAGAACGAAACCCAGGAACCAATTCTCCAGATGTTCTATTTATGGAATCTTATTGACGAATATTACGAGGGAATCGAGAGATACCAGACACTAAAGCAATGAATAGGATCCAAAGACAAAGAGGAAATTACGGGAACATCTAACCGCTAGCCGCTAACAATCAAGGATTTGTTTACATTCTCGGGTGATGGAAACAGGACCAACTTCGACGTCAACAATGGAGAATTCAAGCCAAAGAAAGAGATTCCAGTAGAGATGCGGAGATGCCCAGCTGATTTTATTGGCGTGTGATATCCGGAATTGAGTTGGAGAGATTATAGCCTGATCTCTATACAACTCTCCACGTTTGTTAAGTGTCCATTATCAAATGTAGGCTCATTGTCCAATCATATAAAATGTATTAATGTGACAGTGACGTTGGAATCATGAATaaagtatacaaaaaaaaatcataatttcatttcatttcattatgCTACTTGTTATGTAAGATAAGGGATAGAGTTCAAATAGAGCTGAGAGAAAGATTTTGGATTTATCGGCGCCATGTGCTTGCTTCAATGATATTTAATGGCGGAAAAAGAAGGTTAGGTTGGACGCGAAGCGTGCGTGAGCCATGGGCATAGGGTGGGGACGAAGCATCTATCTTTAGATGCTtcaataattttctgttttctcatgtaaaatatctataaaataatgatatcaGTGTCGAAATTTACAAAGCATGCTGCAATAGaacttttttttgtaaattaaagaaaaattgaaatgagtATGATGACATGGTTAACATTAGGCTCATATCTTAAAAGGACTTTTTAGGGTCCAGATCAGTAGGCATGAGTTTTGAATTTTAAGCCCACCAATTGTGTTGAATTCACATCGCCACCCTGGGCCGCCTTCCACATTCAAAATGCCAGGAGTTTGACCTTTTCCCAGAATCCCAGAGACAAATTCGAAATTGAGCAAGTCGAGAAAAGTATATCTGTTATGCTTTAGGCCCAGCGCCATGGACCAACCTCTGTTTAATCAAATAGTATATTAGATATAAGTATAACTCTGACGGTTAATTTGCAGGTTTAGAGCAGTCATCATTGTTAGATAAAAATCTCTAAAGCtacaagtaataaaatgaaaatctaaGCTCGTACCTCCAATCATGGCAATCAAATTCACACAAAATAAGGATTAGTTGACTaatgataaaatgaaaatctaaaatCGTACCTCCAACCATGGTAATCAAATTCACACAAAATAGAGATTAGTTGGCTAGTTCTTATAAGACCTTATATGTTCATTCATCGATGGAATTCACGGACTTATTCTTATAAACtagaaaccattttttttcccacttttggaattaatactaaatatatattattttctcttcttcccatCAAATAAGACTTAGGTAGTAAATGGAACTCATAGactaaaaaccattttttttctcacttctggaattaatactatatatatatatatatatatatatagaagactTGGGTAGTTTTCACATCAAGTAATATGTTTCACGTTTGTAGACATGGATGGTTACTCCATAAGAGATGTGACCCTacgtttcatttattttagggaaaataatatttaaatgggccataatttaaaaaaaaaaactttttattttattttatttcattaaaatacAAAATGGTTTCCAACATTTCTCCCACTTGGCCcataaaaaatacttaatatgtattaattaaattaatacataacATATTTTTCCCTAAATCCTTATACTTAATCAAAAGAGTTTGAAGTACATGAATCATGGCGGTAAGTCCTCTAAGAATGACTATTACTTTCCATGTATTACAATGTAACTTTCTCTTTTGAATAAGAACAATATGTGAGTCATTCCTTTATAAATGAACTTCCAAAATTCTCATTTAGGGTCTACTTAACATTCATAACATGCATATTGTCATTCTCTAAACTTTATGTATACAACTAAATGAGAAGACAAACTTGAAATAATTGAAGTTTTCATATTGaccaaaaatgtgataaaacaCAAAGGGTATCTCAATTACATGAAATTTACATAACAACATAATTGAGTCTCATATGTTCAACATGTTCCTTATAAGCCTTAAGTGGCAATCCTTTCATCAATCTAGTACTAATATGCTCAATAACCACCTTTTTTTACTTAACATGTTCCCTAATAGCTAAGTACTTTATGTCGATGTGTTTACTAAAACTTCtactcttattatttttagccAAAAACACTACAACAGAGTTATTGCAGTAAATCCTCAATGACTTAGAAATTGAGTCAACAACCTGAAGCTTTGAAATAAAACTCATTAACCAAATAGTCTATGATGTTGCTTCAAAACATGAAACAAATTCTGCTTCTATGGTCAAAATGTTTGCTTTGCACTTCTCCATGAAATGGCCCCTCCAGCTAATAAGAAAACATATTCATATGTCAACTTTCTAGAATCAAGGCAACTAGCAAAGTCAGAATTCGAATATTCAACCACATCCAAATGATGAGATCACCTTGTATGTAAGCTTGTAGATCCTAGTCCCCTTAAGGTATCGCATGACTTTCTTTGCAACTTTCTAGTATTTTAGACCTGGATTACTTTGATATCTACCCAACATTCCTACTGCATAAGAAATGTCAGGTCTTGTGAAAACCTAAGCATACATTAAGCTCCTAACTGTGGAAGCATAAGGAatgtttttttatctcttttttcTCCAAATCATTACTTAGGCATTGGTTCAAACTAAATTTGTCACATTTGACAATTGGTATATACATTGACCCATAACATTTTCCATAAAACCAAATGATGAAATAACAAGATCGTACATCTAGTCATGGCAATCAGATTTGCACAAAATAGGGATTAGTTGGCTAGTCCTTACAAGACCTTATGTCTATGCACCAGTGGAACTCACAAACTTACTCTTGTagaccaaaaaccatttttttttctcacttcttgaattgatattatatatatatattcttttttctttttcccatcaAAGAAGACTCAAGATAGTTTTCACACCAAGTAATATATCTCATGTATATAGATATGGATGGTTACTCCATAAAAGATGTGATCCCacgtttcatttattttaggaaaaataatatttaaatgatcacaatttaaataaaaaaaactttttattttattctattttattttattttattaaaatataaaacggTTTCCAATCGTCGTTAGATTTCTTGTGCAACTTGGCACGTTAAAATCCAGAATTTGAGCATCGTGAGTCATGACAGGGATGTTGAGCACCGGGTCAAACAAGCAATCTAATCAAACTGGTCTCTTTTCCAGTTAGACAAGAAATTGGCAACCACATGAAGGATGAGGATTAGACTTGAGTATGCTAATGGGAAAGTCCTACATTGACAAATGGCGTGAATAACAGTCGTAACATGATGTGGCTGCACCCAAACCTTTGAGCCTTGTGTCCATCAATTGTGAAATTGCATTCTATCCACTGTTCTAGATtgtgaaagagaagaaaagaagagtTTCCGACCGAAGTAGtatttctttggaaaaaaaaacccaaactaATCCAGTTTTCAAACTATTTGCCAAAATACTCTTTTGAATCCACGTCAGCCATCCACGTCAACAAGTCATCTGCgtcaaacttgtttttttactttggaGACCCAATTTTTTCCCGAAATCAACCAGAAAGTATTCTCCACTATCTGCGGCTCCACCATCTGCGGCTCCATTTTCTCTCCTCACCGGCTGCGGCTCCCACCAGTGGCTTCCACCAGCAGCTCCACCAGCAGCTAGGTAAATTTTTTTCGGGTTCAtgaattttttcccactcattttccttagctttctcaccaaccaaacagaggaaaacaagttgttttgaaaattttaaaaatctcaagttGTTTCAATTTCATAGCTAtccaaaaaacttgaaaaacccTTTCCTCCACCTTGTATTCCTCTTATCCTGGAACCCGAAAAACCCTAACCTTTGCCTCATTTTCCTCTCATCTCGGAATCCTGATAGTTGTCGATCTGCCCATGATTCATCTTCATTGTGATCCAAAATATGGATTTCGGATTGGATGAAAgtgggggagagagagagacttgGAGAGGTTAAGGTTTATACCTTAGCAGAATTGGGGTTTCGAAAGGGATCTGAAGGGCGAATGTCTAAGAGAGAGACagacagagaaagagagagagtgggGTACGTGGGCGCGTGAATCGGGTGTAGAATTTGAGCCAAATTTGTTAAGGGCGGGCTGAATTGGTGGGGTTCAAAATTTCATGCCAAAATAGTGAGCGGGCTGGCTCCGATTGGTGGGGTTCAAAATTCAACAATCATCacaagttgtttttaattaaaatttttctcaaaattctcTTCAAAGTTCACACCACCAAATGGTCAAaccctttttatttctttctatttttcttttgttccctCATATTGCGTTGACTCTCTTTGTTAAATTGGACACCATATTTGCTAAGATATAAACATTGGATATGTTTTTTTCTATAGAGGATTCATATACACTTATTAtatgtgtctatatatatatatataaatgatcaaagtatttgaaatttatgaaatattcgTTATtggattttacaaaataaattttaggagtgagaaaataaaattttgtgatGATTTTGTATGAAATTCTAATAAATTATCTAATTATGGGtatattaaattgtatttttttaaatattttaaatatgatatagCATTATTCAACAATAAAAGcatatatattgatattatatcatatatatcatgaaattaaatttatgttatcGCATACGAGTATTTTgaattcttcattttcattttttacaccgtgttcaagatatatatatatatatcacatctattaaaaatgatagaaaatgcCGGTGAATTATTGATACCCCTTTATTGatataattgttaaaaatacAAAAGCTTCAATAATTGGCCTTccgtaaaaaaaaaacactttatattaatttgtttatatatatacatattgacATCGATATATatcatgaaatttaatttatatgatcctatattggtattttgatttattctttttctttcgtTATATTATGTTTGAAATATGGATCACATTTGTAAATAGGGataaaaagtataaatgaaTTGTCATTACCTCTCAATTGATTTCAATTACTTAAAAATACAAAAGTTTCAATAATTGGGCCTCTGTCAAAAATGAGAGTTTACTGACTGAAAGTTGAAGGGTTTGAAATTACATATGGCCTTTAGCAGGGTGCTTAGGGGAAACCTATGAAATCCCAATATGGAATGGAAATACACTCCTACTTAATGTAGAGCTTAATGTATTGATCTTTGCTTTACACTGATCAAAGCACGTTCTTCACATTAGtgctaatttttcatattttttgtggCATATTTTACATGTTCAACTTTCTCAACCATTACTACTGGTAAAATTTCAATAGCCTTACAATTACTCGCTCCCGGATAGAAGCTTCAATTTCTCACAAACATGGGCCTGCTATTGCTGGTTATGAGGCAGTAGCTTGCTTGATCTTATCCATCAACTATTTCTAAAAGTACCTTAGTGGCTGTAAGCATGTTTGTTAGAAAACTTACAATACAATGATATAATTCATTTTCCTGATGTAAATCTTATTTATTGCTTGGCTGTATCTCATCTGAAGTGTATTTTATGGTACAAATATAATGCACAATACAATGATACACGTACAACAATACATATGAacaacaaatattaatatttgccTAGTGAGAAGCTGGAACTAAAATTTATTGGCAAAAAATCAAAAAGCTTTGTTTTGTGAATTTTGTAAGACACCTATgcattaaagtaaaaaattggggaaaatgactcattatttttttgtaagaaTCTGCTTCTTCCAGGTTTAATACATATTTATGGGAATCTTCTTGACATAAGACATATGGA includes:
- the LOC100257658 gene encoding galactomannan galactosyltransferase 1, which codes for MVSPEHSQFHTSPMAKSLVRGKAASVFSEGVLFVGGALVAFLLVWGIWSMASPASTPSPNFERVVSDPLSTSVSDEIDSSDCAVDGQGVNLRHDPPDPTFYDNPKTSYKIGTPVKNWDEKRREWLKLHPSFAAGAGERILMLTGSQPTPCKNPIGDHFLLRFFKNKVDYCRIHGYDIFYNNVLLQPKMFTFWAKLPVVRAAMMAHPEAEWIWWVDSDAAFTDMDFKLPLERYRNHNLIVHGWPNLIYDKKSWTGLNAGVFLIRNCQWSLDFMEVWASMGPQAPDYDKWGKTLTSTFKDKMFPESDDQSGLVYLLVKEKDKWAEKIYLESQYYFEGYWEEIVGTLDNITSKYLEIEKGVNTLRRRHAEKVSESYAEQREPYLKKAGNGRYSWRRPFITHFTGCQPCSGKHNQMYAGESCWNSMQKALNFADNQVLRNFGFVHPDLLDSSTVTPLPFDYPA
- the LOC100264855 gene encoding heptahelical transmembrane protein 4; this encodes MDEGHQICEDWKPSSGAIENHSMPSSKGGKGKRLWKKVKYQLVEYHSLPAYLRDNEFILGHYRSGWPLKEVLLSIFTIHNETLNVWTHLIGFFLFLSLTIYTAMKVPSVMDLHSLQHLPDLIKRADLQKIHALLLTCLPSLPNMPDLYRLRGELKTSLPSMDLLPSLSGWHILELLTKCLPERFSHGNHTDVSVLHDVKEDVANMIAPLILRPITRWPFYAFLGGAMFCLLASSTCHLLSCYSKRLSYIMLRLDYAGIAALISTSFYPPVYYSFMCNPFFCNLYLGFITLLGIATICVSLLPVFQSPEFRSIRASLFFGMGVSGIAPILHKLIVFWHRPEAHHTTGYEILMGLFYGIGALVYATRIPERWKPGKFDIAGHSHQLFHVLVVAGAYTHYRAGLVYLNWRDTEGC